DNA sequence from the Pseudomonadota bacterium genome:
TGCGGCTTCTGATGGGCGTAGCTGCTCAGCATCCGTTCACCAGCTTTTTTAGCGGCGATGAATCACTGCACGCGCGGCCGATGGGCCGGGTCGCCGAGCCCCTCACACTAATGGGCGTGCGAATCACGGCTCGAAGCGGCTGCCGCCTGCCGTTGGCGCTCACCGGCAGCACCGAACTGCTTCCTATCGGATATACACTGCCGGTCGCCTCGGCACAGGTGAAATCGGCGATTCTTTTGGCCGGCCTCGCGGCGCCCGGCGAAACCAGCATCGTTGAGCCGGCGCCGACCCGCGATCACAGTGAGCGCATGCTGCGTCATTTCGGCGCCGAGCTGCGAGTTGAGGAGGTTGCTTCGGGCGGCCGTAAGATAACATTGTCGGGCCAGCCCGAACTGAGCGCGCAGACGCTATCGGTTCCGGCCGATCTCAGCTCTGCCGCCTTCCCGCTCGCCGCTTCACTGATCGTGCCGGGGTCAGACGTGCTGCTCAGAAATGTCGGCATCAATCCGTTGCGCAGCGGCCTGCTGGATTGTGTTCGCGAAATGGGCGGCACGATCGAATTGCGTAATTCAAGTGAAGTTTCCGGCGAACCCGTGGCCGACATTATGGTCCGCGCCTCCAAATTGCACGGAATCGACGTGCCAGCAGCACGCGCTCCCAGCATGATTGATGAATATCCAATTCTCGCGGTCCTGGCCGCCTGCGCAAAGGGCCCAAGCCGCCTGTGCGGTCTCGACGAACTGCGTCACAAAGAGAGCGATCGCTTCGCTGCCATCGTCGCCGGTCTGAGCGCCGCCGGTTGTGCCGTGACTGTCGAGCAGGACGATATCCTGATCTCCGGTGCGGGCGCGCCGCCGCCGGGCGGGGCTAAAGTCGTAACCTCCCTGGACCACCGCATCGCCATGGCATTTCTGGTACTCGGCATGGCTTGCCGAGACGGCATGACAATTGACGACGGCGCCCCGATCGCAACAAGTTTTCCCGGCTTCGTCGAATTGATGAACGGTCTCGGTGGGGGGATACGCCATGGTTGAAGCCGCACAAGCCGGAAAACCGGCGGTGAAGATCGCTGTGGACGGCCCGGCGGCCTCTGGGAAAGGCACGTTGGCGCGGCGTTTGGCAGACCATTTCGGCCTCAGCCATCTTGATACGGGCGGGCTTTACCGCGCGGTCGCGGTGCGCGTGTTACGCCAAGGCGGCGATCCATCTGACGAAACCGCCGGCGAGAATGCGGCGCAAAATCTTGAAACACGGGATCTCGAAGCACCAAATTTGCGCGCCGAGGAAGTGGGTCAGGCCGCCTCGATCGTATCCGCCCATCCCACAGTGCGCGCCGCCCTTTTGGTCTATCAACGCGACTTTGCCGCCACGCCGCCGGGGGCGGTTTTAGACGGCCGCGACATCGGTACCGTGGTCTGCCCGGAGGCAGACGCCAAAATCTATCTTGACGCTTCGGTTGAAGCGCGCGCTAAACGGCGCGTGAAAGAGTTGCGGTTACGCGGCCTGGAGAGTATAGAATCGCGCGTTTTGCAGGAAATGCAAGATCGCGACGCCCGCGATAGCGGTCGCGCGGTTGCGCCGCTGAGAGCGGCGGACGATGCACTCAAGATTGATACCACCGATCTTTCGCCCGATGAGGTGTTTGATCGGGCGCTTTCTTATATCGCGGCGCGGCTGGGATAATCCGGTCGAGGGACATGGGTTTAGCCGCTAGCGGCGGATTTGAGAGCATATGCCGGCTTGGAATTT
Encoded proteins:
- the aroA gene encoding 3-phosphoshikimate 1-carboxyvinyltransferase, which encodes MLDQPAAPQKNAAGEALSGPRPVISEPSGPLSGEAVLPGDKSISHRALIVGALAVGETRVQGLLEGGDVLATARALGEFGVDIERDNAGTWRIWGVGVGGFQEPARQLDLGNAGTAVRLLMGVAAQHPFTSFFSGDESLHARPMGRVAEPLTLMGVRITARSGCRLPLALTGSTELLPIGYTLPVASAQVKSAILLAGLAAPGETSIVEPAPTRDHSERMLRHFGAELRVEEVASGGRKITLSGQPELSAQTLSVPADLSSAAFPLAASLIVPGSDVLLRNVGINPLRSGLLDCVREMGGTIELRNSSEVSGEPVADIMVRASKLHGIDVPAARAPSMIDEYPILAVLAACAKGPSRLCGLDELRHKESDRFAAIVAGLSAAGCAVTVEQDDILISGAGAPPPGGAKVVTSLDHRIAMAFLVLGMACRDGMTIDDGAPIATSFPGFVELMNGLGGGIRHG
- the cmk gene encoding (d)CMP kinase translates to MVEAAQAGKPAVKIAVDGPAASGKGTLARRLADHFGLSHLDTGGLYRAVAVRVLRQGGDPSDETAGENAAQNLETRDLEAPNLRAEEVGQAASIVSAHPTVRAALLVYQRDFAATPPGAVLDGRDIGTVVCPEADAKIYLDASVEARAKRRVKELRLRGLESIESRVLQEMQDRDARDSGRAVAPLRAADDALKIDTTDLSPDEVFDRALSYIAARLG